The proteins below come from a single Halobacillus salinarum genomic window:
- a CDS encoding carbohydrate ABC transporter permease — MTRRKHWAWFLLFTGPLLIIFLTVVIVPFIVGSFYSFFQWDGISANPKVFTGFENYIKLLDDPRFMESAWATVKFTIFSVISVNVVGLTFALFVTSKLKISNTARTMFFMPYLIGGLILGYIWQFVFSDVFKLIGEMTGLDSIFFNWLLDQDFALYALVFVFTWQMAGYVMIIYITGLQGIPNDIIEASRIDGASTWQQLRKITFPLLMPAFTISLFLTLSQAFKIYDVNLSLTNGGPANATELFAMNIFNEIFGYGNYGYGQAKAIVFFIIVAVLALTQVYITKKREVEM; from the coding sequence GTGACCAGACGCAAGCACTGGGCGTGGTTTTTATTATTTACCGGCCCGTTACTGATTATCTTTTTGACGGTTGTCATCGTCCCGTTTATCGTCGGAAGCTTCTACTCGTTTTTTCAATGGGACGGCATCAGCGCGAATCCGAAAGTATTCACCGGCTTTGAAAATTACATCAAGCTGCTGGATGATCCGCGGTTTATGGAATCGGCATGGGCGACGGTGAAATTCACGATCTTTTCAGTGATTTCCGTAAACGTTGTCGGCCTGACCTTTGCGTTGTTTGTCACTTCGAAGCTGAAAATCTCCAATACCGCAAGGACGATGTTTTTTATGCCTTATTTAATCGGCGGATTAATTCTAGGCTATATCTGGCAGTTCGTCTTTTCCGATGTATTTAAACTGATCGGGGAAATGACCGGGCTTGATTCGATCTTTTTCAACTGGCTGCTCGATCAGGATTTTGCCTTGTATGCGCTCGTGTTTGTATTTACGTGGCAGATGGCCGGCTACGTGATGATCATTTACATTACCGGCTTACAGGGAATTCCGAATGACATCATTGAAGCGTCCAGAATCGATGGAGCGAGCACGTGGCAGCAGCTGCGGAAAATTACATTTCCATTGTTAATGCCCGCGTTTACGATCAGCTTGTTTCTCACGTTGTCACAGGCGTTCAAAATCTATGACGTGAACCTGTCATTGACCAACGGCGGTCCGGCGAATGCGACCGAGCTCTTCGCGATGAATATCTTCAATGAAATCTTCGGCTACGGCAATTATGGCTACGGCCAGGCGAAAGCGATTGTTTTCTTCATCATTGTCGCGGTGCTTGCCCTGACCCAGGTGTACATTACGAAAAAGCGGGAGGTAGAAATGTAA
- a CDS encoding carbohydrate ABC transporter permease has protein sequence MNKPGLYIREVLLFLLALLFLSPIYIVAVNSFKDRSALYENVLALPTQFNMEYYQRAMEKMNFMTALFNSLYITVISVIIIVILSSMTAWMLARTPHKISNVIFMLFIATMLIPFQTIMMPLMELMDTIMDTTGLQMLNTRGGLIFMHVGFNSAISVFLYHGFVKSIPISLEEAATIDGASKFGIFWRIIFPMLKPITVTVLIINVISIWNDYLLPSLTLTSTELRTIPLSTFYFFGEFTIQWNLAMAGLVLTIIPVIIFYSLAQKHIIKGIGEGAVK, from the coding sequence ATGAACAAACCAGGCTTATATATACGGGAAGTCCTGTTATTTTTGCTCGCGCTTTTGTTTCTATCCCCGATCTACATAGTGGCCGTCAATTCGTTCAAGGACCGGTCTGCGCTTTATGAAAACGTCCTCGCCCTGCCGACCCAGTTCAACATGGAGTATTACCAGCGGGCGATGGAAAAAATGAACTTCATGACCGCGTTATTTAACTCGCTGTATATTACCGTGATTTCAGTCATTATTATCGTCATTCTTTCTTCGATGACCGCGTGGATGCTCGCCCGCACGCCTCATAAAATAAGCAACGTCATCTTTATGCTGTTTATTGCGACGATGCTGATCCCGTTCCAGACGATCATGATGCCCTTGATGGAATTAATGGATACGATCATGGATACGACGGGGCTGCAGATGCTCAACACACGCGGCGGCCTGATCTTTATGCACGTCGGCTTTAACTCGGCCATTTCCGTGTTTTTGTACCACGGCTTTGTGAAATCGATCCCGATCTCGCTTGAAGAAGCGGCGACGATTGACGGAGCCTCGAAATTCGGGATTTTCTGGCGGATCATCTTCCCGATGCTGAAGCCGATTACCGTGACGGTGTTAATCATTAACGTCATCAGCATTTGGAACGACTACCTCTTGCCATCATTGACGCTGACATCCACCGAGCTCCGGACGATTCCGCTGTCGACGTTTTATTTCTTCGGGGAATTTACGATCCAGTGGAACTTGGCGATGGCGGGGCTTGTCCTGACGATAATTCCGGTCATCATTTTCTATTCACTTGCCCAGAAGCACATCATTAAAGGCATTGGGGAAGGTGCGGTGAAATAA
- a CDS encoding YesL family protein yields MLSYSGIFGFIHFLSSWFMRFAVTNLLWAAVNLPIAFILVSSFANTGTVSEASYLPLFILLPLLFFPSTTALFGMVRDWMMDEEHSSLMRNYFSHLKKNYKMSMGAGWIWTVIWAVWLVDFRYFSELNDLAGFVMRIAGVLLVVMNVHFLSLSVHYHMNIFARLKNSALLTVGRPLLTLGTAAVCVCAVYASFSIWFLFLFFTGSVTACVSFYLFYKTSLKMKAKAEEAHA; encoded by the coding sequence GTGCTGAGCTATTCAGGAATCTTCGGGTTTATCCATTTTTTGTCGAGCTGGTTTATGCGCTTTGCCGTGACCAATCTGTTATGGGCTGCCGTCAACCTGCCGATTGCGTTTATTCTTGTAAGCAGCTTCGCGAATACGGGGACTGTCAGTGAAGCGTCGTACCTGCCTTTATTCATTTTACTGCCTCTGTTGTTTTTTCCGAGTACAACCGCCTTGTTTGGCATGGTCCGCGACTGGATGATGGACGAGGAGCACAGTTCGCTTATGCGTAATTATTTTTCTCACTTGAAAAAGAATTATAAAATGAGTATGGGAGCGGGCTGGATCTGGACGGTGATCTGGGCCGTGTGGCTCGTTGATTTCCGCTATTTTTCAGAGCTGAATGACTTGGCGGGCTTCGTGATGAGAATAGCCGGCGTGCTTCTCGTTGTCATGAACGTCCATTTTCTGTCGCTCAGCGTGCATTACCATATGAATATCTTCGCCAGGCTGAAAAACAGTGCGCTGCTCACAGTCGGCCGTCCTTTACTGACGCTCGGGACAGCCGCCGTCTGTGTCTGCGCTGTTTACGCCAGTTTTTCCATCTGGTTTTTATTCCTCTTTTTCACAGGCTCTGTAACCGCCTGTGTATCGTTTTATTTGTTTTACAAAACGAGCTTGAAAATGAAAGCAAAAGCTGAAGAAGCACACGCATAG
- a CDS encoding LacI family DNA-binding transcriptional regulator: MATIKDVAKQAGVSVSVVSKALNDYEDINDKTKKRILKIAEELNYTPNLAGRNLSSKKRMTIGLISSAVFNTNKKDTNAYEVIKGIYTGVDEEQLELAIFLMDSQKQKQKSYTQFCRERNIGGAILHGLRTDDPYFKELLDTNIPCVNIDFRTDSQAENVGSVAIDNKTAGEEMADHLLTRGHRDIAIMAGTEETFVNIERLQGVKQGFEKHNVDFPESAVLYADFSEEKAYELAKDYLAEHRPTAFLCFSDLMVYGVMKAVTEAGLKVPDDLSLIGFDDIPFSAITHPPLTTVHQDFFEIGRQAAKLLMDIMKDYHFENHVVVDHELIERESVKDLNES; encoded by the coding sequence GTGGCTACCATCAAGGATGTTGCCAAACAGGCAGGGGTCTCGGTCAGTGTCGTATCGAAGGCATTGAATGATTACGAAGACATTAATGATAAAACGAAGAAGCGCATTCTAAAGATCGCAGAAGAATTGAACTATACACCCAATCTCGCCGGAAGAAATCTGTCTTCGAAGAAACGAATGACGATCGGACTGATTTCCTCCGCCGTTTTTAATACGAATAAAAAAGATACCAACGCCTATGAAGTGATCAAAGGCATTTATACAGGGGTCGATGAAGAGCAGCTGGAGCTTGCGATCTTCCTAATGGATTCCCAAAAGCAGAAGCAGAAAAGCTACACCCAGTTCTGCCGCGAGCGGAATATCGGCGGGGCGATCCTGCACGGGCTGAGGACCGATGATCCGTACTTTAAGGAGCTGCTTGATACGAACATTCCGTGCGTGAATATTGATTTCCGCACCGACAGCCAGGCAGAAAACGTCGGCAGTGTGGCGATCGATAATAAAACGGCAGGCGAGGAAATGGCAGACCACCTGCTTACGCGCGGGCACCGCGATATCGCAATTATGGCAGGGACCGAGGAAACGTTCGTCAACATCGAGCGACTGCAAGGCGTCAAGCAGGGCTTTGAGAAACATAACGTAGACTTCCCGGAGTCTGCGGTTCTTTATGCCGATTTTTCAGAAGAAAAAGCGTACGAGCTTGCAAAGGATTATTTAGCGGAGCACCGCCCGACGGCGTTTCTCTGCTTCAGCGACTTAATGGTGTACGGGGTGATGAAGGCGGTGACGGAAGCAGGGTTGAAGGTGCCTGATGACTTATCACTGATCGGGTTTGATGACATTCCGTTCAGTGCGATTACCCATCCGCCGCTCACGACCGTGCATCAGGACTTTTTTGAAATCGGCAGGCAGGCGGCTAAGCTGCTGATGGATATTATGAAAGACTATCACTTTGAAAACCATGTCGTCGTCGATCACGAGCTGATCGAACGCGAAAGCGTGAAGGACTTAAATGAATCGTAA
- a CDS encoding amylo-alpha-1,6-glucosidase produces MDYSVIKEGDLFFTTEKNGDLHADDKGYGLYTQDTRFLSTFTVTVNGEKPELLSSRDDQNYTASIRLAATVQDEGATELLRERYIYDGVLYERLSVTNYFLQKRTADVAVELDADFQDMFIVRNFQSGEVGEKTGCTYQTHAFQAGYQSKDGVVKETVVEWDREAVLANEQEGIRFTLELGPQETKTITFTITPVIDGEKSPALPFDDGLALVQASYEKWLEKGTRIDSDLPLLNDVYQRGAVDTRMLLTDIGFGSLPVAGVPWFSVPFGRDSLLTSLFMLAYQPECVKGTLRTLAHYQGKEVVPEREEQPGKIMHELRFGELAATGQIPFSPYYGTVDATPLFVITACEYYKWTGDLAFIEELKPALEKAINWIDRYGSVKGDGFVQYQPSSDNSFVNQGWKDSDNSNVHEDGTLAKGAIALAEVQGYVYQAKYSLAAIYRKLGEKKRADELESEAGELREAFEQAFWMEEKKFYALALDGEGKQVKALTSNPGHVLMAGLLEPRRAKSIVNKLLDKDLFSGYGIRTMAENATGYYPMSYHNGSVWPHDNALILLGLTKSGFSSQAMKVVEGQLAAARQFEHYRLPELFCGYDSKLGHLVSYPTTCSPQAWAAASSFVWIQAMVGIEPDALTGEITLNPVFPEGMTWLKIEGMAAGNGKVSLLVTKEAQGFKVEILDNTTGWTIKEKQMVH; encoded by the coding sequence ATGGATTACAGTGTCATAAAAGAGGGAGATTTGTTTTTCACAACGGAAAAAAACGGCGACCTGCATGCGGATGACAAAGGGTACGGCCTCTACACGCAGGATACAAGGTTTTTAAGCACCTTTACCGTGACGGTGAATGGCGAGAAGCCCGAGCTGCTTTCCTCCCGTGACGACCAAAACTATACAGCATCGATCCGGCTGGCCGCGACCGTCCAGGACGAGGGTGCGACGGAGCTCCTGCGGGAACGCTATATCTATGATGGCGTGCTCTACGAACGGTTGAGCGTCACCAATTATTTTCTTCAAAAAAGAACCGCGGACGTAGCGGTTGAGCTTGATGCGGACTTTCAGGATATGTTTATCGTAAGGAACTTCCAGAGCGGGGAAGTCGGCGAGAAAACCGGCTGTACATATCAAACGCATGCCTTTCAAGCGGGTTATCAGAGTAAAGACGGCGTCGTAAAAGAAACGGTCGTCGAATGGGACCGGGAAGCGGTGCTTGCCAATGAGCAGGAAGGCATCCGGTTCACGCTTGAACTCGGCCCCCAGGAAACAAAGACGATTACGTTTACGATTACCCCGGTGATCGACGGTGAAAAGAGCCCGGCGCTTCCGTTTGACGACGGCCTGGCCCTTGTTCAGGCGTCTTATGAAAAGTGGCTGGAAAAAGGCACCCGGATCGACAGCGACCTGCCACTTCTGAATGACGTCTATCAACGAGGCGCGGTCGATACGCGGATGCTTTTAACGGACATCGGCTTCGGCAGCCTGCCCGTCGCCGGCGTTCCGTGGTTTTCCGTGCCGTTCGGGCGTGACAGCTTACTTACGTCGTTATTTATGCTCGCCTACCAGCCGGAGTGCGTAAAAGGGACGTTACGCACGCTTGCCCATTACCAGGGGAAAGAAGTCGTTCCGGAACGCGAGGAGCAGCCCGGGAAAATCATGCACGAGCTTCGTTTCGGCGAGCTTGCCGCCACCGGTCAGATTCCCTTTTCTCCATACTACGGAACCGTCGACGCGACCCCGCTGTTTGTCATAACCGCCTGCGAATACTACAAATGGACAGGCGACCTCGCCTTTATTGAAGAGCTCAAGCCTGCGTTAGAAAAAGCGATCAACTGGATCGACCGTTACGGCAGTGTGAAAGGCGACGGCTTTGTCCAGTATCAGCCTTCGTCTGACAACAGCTTTGTCAACCAGGGCTGGAAGGATTCCGATAACTCGAATGTCCACGAGGACGGGACACTCGCAAAAGGTGCAATCGCTCTCGCAGAAGTGCAGGGCTACGTCTACCAGGCAAAATACAGCCTGGCTGCTATTTACCGGAAGCTCGGGGAAAAGAAGCGGGCAGACGAGCTGGAAAGCGAAGCAGGAGAGCTTCGGGAAGCGTTTGAACAGGCGTTCTGGATGGAAGAGAAGAAGTTTTATGCACTGGCGTTAGACGGGGAAGGTAAACAGGTGAAAGCCCTCACCTCAAACCCGGGCCATGTGCTGATGGCAGGCCTGCTTGAGCCGCGCCGGGCGAAAAGCATCGTGAACAAGCTTCTTGATAAAGACCTGTTCTCAGGCTACGGAATCCGCACGATGGCTGAAAATGCCACCGGCTATTATCCGATGAGCTATCATAACGGAAGCGTCTGGCCGCACGACAACGCCTTAATCCTGCTCGGCCTCACGAAAAGCGGCTTCAGCAGCCAGGCGATGAAAGTCGTCGAAGGACAGCTGGCAGCGGCCCGCCAGTTTGAGCACTACCGGCTGCCGGAATTATTTTGCGGCTATGACTCTAAGCTCGGCCACCTCGTATCTTACCCGACGACCTGTTCACCGCAGGCGTGGGCAGCGGCCTCATCGTTTGTATGGATTCAGGCGATGGTAGGCATTGAACCTGATGCGTTAACGGGAGAAATCACCCTTAACCCGGTGTTCCCTGAAGGGATGACGTGGTTAAAGATAGAAGGCATGGCAGCAGGGAACGGAAAGGTTTCCTTGCTCGTTACGAAGGAAGCTCAAGGCTTTAAAGTGGAGATTCTGGACAACACGACCGGCTGGACGATCAAGGAAAAGCAAATGGTTCATTGA
- the rlmH gene encoding 23S rRNA (pseudouridine(1915)-N(3))-methyltransferase RlmH, giving the protein MKLTIVTVGKLKEKYLKQGIEEYVKRLGPYAKVEIVEVPDEKAPENLSEADMEDVKRKEGERILAKISPDSYVITLEINGQQLTSEKLAKKMDELATYGKSKVAFVIGGSLGLSDKVLDRSDFGLSFSKMTFPHQLMRLMLVEQVYRAFKINRGEPYHK; this is encoded by the coding sequence ATGAAGCTAACGATCGTAACCGTCGGCAAGCTGAAAGAAAAATACTTAAAACAGGGCATCGAGGAATACGTCAAACGTCTCGGCCCGTACGCCAAAGTCGAGATCGTCGAAGTGCCCGACGAAAAAGCCCCCGAGAACTTAAGCGAAGCCGACATGGAAGACGTGAAACGGAAAGAAGGCGAGCGCATCCTCGCCAAAATCAGCCCCGACAGCTACGTCATCACCCTCGAAATCAACGGCCAGCAGCTCACCTCAGAAAAGCTCGCCAAAAAAATGGACGAGCTGGCGACCTACGGCAAAAGCAAGGTAGCGTTTGTGATTGGCGGGTCGCTGGGACTGAGTGATAAAGTGCTGGACCGGAGTGATTTTGGGCTGTCGTTTTCCAAGATGACGTTTCCTCATCAATTGATGCGGTTGATGCTGGTGGAGCAGGTGTACAGGGCGTTTAAGATAAATCGTGGGGAGCCGTATCATAAGTGA
- a CDS encoding TIGR04540 family protein produces MSEVDWMGIKLFHKTQRDLAVSINSVIDQYWDDKIDELEMIKTIQNLHEVNQSKMVKDGRYTTIISQQCGKKRLEVVDQVINKFEID; encoded by the coding sequence ATGAGTGAGGTGGACTGGATGGGTATAAAACTCTTCCATAAAACACAAAGAGATTTGGCTGTATCAATAAATAGTGTTATTGATCAATATTGGGATGACAAGATTGATGAATTAGAAATGATAAAAACAATTCAAAACCTGCACGAAGTTAATCAATCTAAAATGGTGAAAGATGGACGATACACCACAATTATTAGTCAACAATGTGGTAAAAAAAGATTGGAAGTAGTAGATCAAGTGATTAATAAATTTGAGATAGATTAA
- a CDS encoding type I restriction-modification system subunit M, with protein sequence MITGELKSKVDKIWEIFWTGGITNPLTVIEQFTYLLYIKGLDDREKKREKDNEFLGIEEEGLFPKDKPQLRWSNFSNMGPEEMYRVVSQEVFPFIKNMGGKESVYAKYLKDAVFVIPTASLLSRVVAGINALPDTTSSQEKKDTLGDLYEYLLSKLNTSGTNGQFRTPRHIIDMIVKLMKPTPEDTIVDPSAGSAGFLVSASEYLRENHNDMFHVQGLREHFNKNMFHGFEIDNTMLRIGAMNMMLHDVDHPNISYRDSLSEQNKDSEMYTMVLANPPFKGSLDYDSVSDDLLRVTKTKKTEILFLSLFLRLLKKGGRAAAIVPDGILFAGSNAHKAIRSEIIDNHKLEAVIKMPSGVFKPYAGVSTAILIFTKTGAGGTENIWFYDMKSDGYSLDDKRSPVEENDIPDLVERFENLDRETVRKRTDQSFFVSANEVRENDYDLSINKYKEIEYKEVEYEDPSEILKGIEKYEKEIQDSIEELKELIVGVNNES encoded by the coding sequence ATGATAACAGGCGAATTAAAGAGCAAAGTAGATAAAATATGGGAAATATTTTGGACTGGTGGTATTACTAATCCATTAACGGTTATCGAACAATTTACATATTTACTTTATATTAAAGGTCTTGACGACCGAGAAAAGAAACGGGAGAAAGATAATGAATTTCTTGGTATAGAAGAAGAAGGTTTATTTCCAAAAGATAAACCACAATTACGCTGGTCTAATTTCTCTAATATGGGACCAGAGGAAATGTATCGAGTGGTATCACAAGAGGTTTTTCCTTTTATTAAAAACATGGGTGGAAAAGAATCGGTCTATGCAAAGTATCTAAAAGATGCTGTGTTTGTTATTCCAACTGCATCATTGCTGTCTAGGGTAGTTGCAGGTATAAATGCCTTACCTGATACAACATCGAGTCAGGAAAAGAAAGATACACTCGGTGACTTATACGAGTATCTATTATCGAAGTTAAATACATCTGGTACAAACGGTCAGTTCCGTACACCACGACATATAATCGATATGATTGTAAAACTGATGAAGCCAACACCAGAAGACACTATTGTTGATCCATCAGCAGGTTCAGCTGGTTTTCTTGTGTCAGCAAGTGAATACTTACGAGAAAATCATAATGATATGTTCCATGTACAAGGCTTACGTGAGCACTTTAATAAAAATATGTTTCATGGATTCGAGATTGATAACACAATGCTTCGAATTGGGGCAATGAATATGATGTTACACGATGTAGATCATCCAAACATTAGTTATCGTGATAGCCTTTCTGAGCAAAATAAAGACAGTGAAATGTACACAATGGTTTTAGCAAACCCACCATTTAAAGGCTCATTAGATTATGATTCAGTTTCGGATGATTTATTACGTGTTACCAAAACTAAAAAGACAGAAATTCTATTTTTAAGCTTATTCTTACGATTATTAAAAAAGGGTGGACGTGCAGCTGCTATTGTTCCAGATGGTATTTTGTTCGCGGGCTCTAATGCCCATAAAGCGATTCGTAGTGAAATCATTGATAATCATAAATTAGAAGCCGTAATAAAAATGCCAAGTGGGGTATTTAAGCCTTATGCAGGGGTATCTACAGCCATCCTTATTTTCACAAAAACAGGTGCAGGTGGCACAGAGAATATCTGGTTTTATGATATGAAATCAGACGGCTATTCTTTAGACGATAAACGGTCTCCAGTTGAAGAAAATGATATACCGGATCTCGTAGAACGTTTTGAAAATTTGGATAGAGAAACCGTACGGAAAAGGACTGACCAATCCTTTTTTGTATCAGCAAACGAAGTACGTGAAAATGATTATGATTTGTCAATTAATAAGTATAAAGAGATTGAGTACAAAGAAGTGGAATATGAAGACCCTAGTGAAATCTTAAAGGGAATCGAAAAATATGAAAAAGAAATTCAGGATTCGATAGAAGAATTAAAAGAGTTAATTGTTGGTGTTAATAATGAAAGTTAA
- a CDS encoding restriction endonuclease subunit S, whose translation MKVNNFQNLSFINNVDIQDWKVEKFSDLFTDESRNSDKIKKKDYLTDGAYPIIDQGKEYIGGFTDINNRIYKDTPFIIFGDHTRNLKFVNFPSYIGADGVKLLKNKFPESILSTKYVYYFLKTVDIPDTGYNRHYKFLKEVIIPTPPIDIQKRIVGVLEKLEFIVEKRKQQITTLSNLKKSIFYNMFGDPISNCNKYKTMYLEDVCENILGGGTPKKSNLEFYNGNIPWVTPKDMKKLYIDSSIDKINDYAIENSSAKLIPSNSLLMVIRSGILKKKLPVAINTVSVALNQDMKAFVPKKNVVNSEYLLYFFKSYERKLLTTVRSVTADNLEFNSIKKIKVPVPAFNQQMKFKEIIIKVNKSEEKYQCQLIELESLYNSLMLKAFKGELFENDSPV comes from the coding sequence ATGAAAGTTAATAATTTCCAAAACTTATCTTTTATAAATAATGTAGATATCCAAGATTGGAAAGTAGAAAAATTCAGTGATTTATTTACAGATGAATCCCGGAACTCCGATAAGATTAAGAAAAAAGATTATCTCACTGACGGCGCATATCCTATTATTGATCAAGGGAAAGAGTATATAGGTGGATTTACTGATATAAATAATAGAATATATAAAGATACTCCTTTTATCATCTTTGGTGATCACACAAGAAATCTCAAATTTGTAAACTTTCCATCCTATATTGGTGCTGATGGGGTCAAATTATTAAAAAACAAATTTCCTGAAAGCATATTGTCTACTAAATATGTTTACTATTTTCTCAAAACTGTTGATATACCAGACACAGGATATAATCGTCATTATAAATTTTTAAAGGAAGTTATAATTCCTACTCCTCCAATAGATATTCAAAAAAGAATTGTGGGTGTGCTGGAAAAGCTAGAGTTTATTGTTGAAAAGAGAAAGCAACAAATCACAACATTATCAAACTTAAAGAAAAGTATTTTTTATAATATGTTTGGTGATCCAATTTCAAATTGTAATAAATACAAAACAATGTATTTAGAAGATGTTTGTGAAAACATTTTAGGTGGAGGTACACCTAAAAAGTCAAATTTAGAATTTTACAACGGAAACATACCCTGGGTAACACCAAAGGATATGAAAAAATTATACATTGATAGTAGTATTGATAAAATAAATGATTATGCAATTGAGAATAGTTCAGCGAAATTAATTCCTTCAAATTCATTGTTAATGGTAATTCGTAGTGGAATTCTAAAAAAGAAATTACCCGTAGCTATAAATACTGTTTCTGTTGCATTGAATCAAGATATGAAAGCTTTTGTTCCTAAGAAAAATGTAGTGAATAGTGAGTATTTATTATATTTCTTCAAATCATATGAAAGAAAGTTATTAACAACAGTACGTTCTGTAACTGCGGATAACTTAGAATTTAACTCTATAAAAAAAATAAAAGTTCCTGTACCAGCGTTCAATCAACAAATGAAATTTAAAGAGATAATAATTAAGGTCAATAAAAGCGAAGAAAAGTATCAATGTCAGCTTATAGAACTCGAATCTTTATACAATTCTTTAATGCTAAAAGCCTTCAAAGGTGAACTTTTCGAAAATGATTCACCAGTTTGA